A window from Candidatus Nitrospira neomarina encodes these proteins:
- the folD gene encoding bifunctional methylenetetrahydrofolate dehydrogenase/methenyltetrahydrofolate cyclohydrolase FolD encodes MSTQIIDGKALAQSIRESLADEVRLFEKDTGIKPGLAAVLVGDDPASAVYVRNKKIACEKAGLYPQEHRLPASTTQETLLELIHQLNADTRIHGILVQLPLPPGINSQAILQAVTSEKDVDGFHPVNVGRLVTGDPVFVPCTPKGVIQMIESTGQDIAGKRAVVIGRSNIVGKPVAMLLLHRHATVTICHSRTKDLPAVVREADIVIAAIGKPLFVTPEMVKPGAIVIDVGINRLADGKLVGDVDFDRVKERAGWLTPVPGGVGPMTIAMLLQNTVESARRKIGT; translated from the coding sequence GTGTCTACACAGATAATTGATGGCAAAGCATTAGCCCAGTCGATCCGAGAGAGCCTTGCAGATGAGGTTCGCCTTTTCGAAAAAGACACAGGCATCAAGCCCGGATTAGCAGCCGTGTTGGTAGGAGACGATCCGGCCTCGGCTGTCTATGTGCGGAACAAGAAAATAGCCTGTGAAAAAGCCGGGCTCTATCCCCAGGAACATCGTCTGCCGGCGTCCACGACCCAAGAGACCTTATTGGAATTGATTCACCAGCTGAATGCCGATACCCGAATTCACGGCATTCTGGTCCAGCTCCCCCTGCCGCCCGGCATAAACAGTCAAGCGATTTTGCAAGCCGTCACCTCGGAGAAAGATGTCGACGGGTTTCATCCGGTCAATGTCGGGCGTTTAGTCACAGGCGACCCGGTGTTTGTCCCCTGTACACCGAAAGGTGTGATTCAGATGATCGAGTCGACTGGACAGGACATTGCCGGGAAACGAGCCGTAGTGATTGGTCGTAGTAATATTGTAGGAAAACCCGTGGCCATGTTGCTTTTGCATCGACATGCCACCGTCACCATCTGTCATTCACGCACCAAAGATCTTCCCGCCGTAGTTCGTGAAGCCGACATCGTGATTGCGGCAATCGGGAAACCTCTCTTCGTCACCCCAGAGATGGTGAAGCCGGGGGCGATCGTGATTGATGTGGGAATCAATCGATTAGCCGATGGAAAATTAGTCGGAGATGTGGATTTTGACCGGGTTAAAGAACGAGCGGGATGGCTCACACCTGTTCCCGGCGGTGTTGGCCCGATGACCATCGCCATGCTGCTTCAGAATACGGTTGAATCAGCGAGACGGAAAATCGGCACATAA
- the panB gene encoding 3-methyl-2-oxobutanoate hydroxymethyltransferase, with protein sequence MTIPEFTQHKKQGKKLTVVTAYDALFTRIVEQAGLDVILVGDSLGMVVQGKPNTLSVTMEDMLYHTRLVAQAAKRAMVIGDMPFMSYQASVEDAVRNAGRFLQAGAAAVKLEGGISVIDRVEAMTRFGIPVMGHVGMTPQSVNQSGGYSVKGKAQEEAETIVSDAKALEVAGAFAVVLECMPTELAQRITEALSIPTIGIGAGQGCDGQVLVLYDLLGLFDDFVPKFVKPYAHLKADALQALRRYKEEVECGKFPTDAESYH encoded by the coding sequence ATGACGATTCCTGAATTTACACAACATAAAAAACAGGGCAAAAAGTTAACGGTCGTGACCGCCTACGATGCGCTGTTCACGCGGATTGTAGAGCAGGCCGGGCTGGACGTCATTCTCGTGGGCGATTCTCTTGGGATGGTCGTGCAAGGCAAGCCTAACACCTTATCAGTGACCATGGAAGACATGCTCTATCACACGCGGTTAGTGGCTCAGGCCGCCAAACGGGCCATGGTAATTGGAGATATGCCCTTTATGTCCTACCAGGCCAGCGTGGAAGATGCGGTGCGGAATGCGGGTCGTTTTCTGCAAGCGGGGGCCGCCGCCGTGAAACTCGAAGGAGGAATATCAGTGATTGATCGGGTGGAGGCCATGACGCGTTTTGGCATTCCTGTCATGGGTCACGTTGGTATGACACCACAGTCAGTGAATCAATCCGGCGGGTATTCAGTTAAGGGGAAGGCGCAAGAAGAAGCGGAAACTATTGTGAGTGATGCCAAGGCACTGGAAGTCGCCGGGGCATTTGCCGTGGTCCTGGAATGCATGCCGACCGAACTGGCACAACGCATCACTGAAGCCCTTTCAATACCGACCATTGGTATTGGCGCCGGGCAAGGGTGTGACGGGCAAGTGTTGGTGCTTTATGACCTGTTAGGCCTCTTCGATGACTTTGTCCCGAAATTTGTCAAACCCTATGCGCATTTGAAGGCAGATGCCTTGCAGGCGCTCCGGCGGTATAAAGAAGAAGTTGAATGCGGAAAATTTCCCACCGATGCTGAAAGTTATCATTAA
- a CDS encoding class I SAM-dependent DNA methyltransferase, which translates to MKKIFKQYALKMVKDFSARLSLSVSWNSTEGYMLGYAKEIMRALENDCGVTTRLDVITGLRRLSLDEFGLVLLSMPDPEYPKLSRLLPAMASDEVQRSWTGNHGLALLKETTAFVRALNYNYVRVTGRSLEDATVLDFGCGYGRIAQLLYYFTVEDKIFGVDPREQSIKLCRESRLGTNFMVSDYLPVSLPVGGVKFDLIYAFSVFTHLSRRAMTTSLATLRQHIADEGLLAMTIRPVEYWEQAPHASQDQKDALALRHRQDGFAFNPHNWAPIDGDVTYGDSSMTLDWITTTFPDWTIKATDRCLNDPLQRYVFLLPR; encoded by the coding sequence ATGAAAAAAATATTCAAACAGTATGCCCTAAAAATGGTGAAGGATTTTTCAGCCAGGCTCTCACTGTCTGTGAGTTGGAATTCGACCGAGGGCTATATGCTGGGGTATGCCAAAGAGATTATGCGTGCATTGGAAAATGACTGCGGAGTGACGACTCGCTTGGATGTCATCACAGGTCTTCGACGACTCAGTCTCGATGAATTCGGATTGGTATTGCTGTCTATGCCCGATCCTGAGTACCCCAAGCTTTCACGCCTCCTTCCTGCCATGGCAAGTGACGAGGTTCAGCGAAGCTGGACAGGAAACCATGGTTTGGCACTTCTCAAGGAGACTACGGCATTCGTGCGTGCGTTGAATTACAACTATGTGCGCGTGACCGGGCGGTCTCTGGAGGATGCCACTGTCTTAGATTTTGGGTGCGGCTATGGCCGTATCGCCCAGTTGCTGTATTATTTCACTGTCGAGGATAAAATATTCGGGGTCGATCCCCGGGAACAGTCAATTAAGCTATGCCGGGAGTCGAGGCTCGGTACGAATTTTATGGTATCAGATTACCTCCCTGTATCCTTGCCGGTCGGGGGGGTGAAGTTTGATCTCATCTATGCTTTCTCCGTCTTCACCCACCTGTCCCGCAGGGCCATGACGACGTCGTTGGCCACATTGCGGCAGCACATTGCAGATGAGGGGCTGTTGGCCATGACCATTCGTCCCGTCGAATACTGGGAGCAGGCCCCTCATGCGTCACAGGATCAGAAAGATGCCCTTGCCCTCCGACACCGACAGGATGGCTTCGCCTTCAATCCTCACAACTGGGCGCCGATCGACGGTGACGTCACATACGGGGATTCTTCAATGACTTTGGACTGGATTACAACCACCTTTCCCGATTGGACAATCAAGGCGACCGATCGTTGTTTGAATGACCCCCTTCAACGGTATGTGTTTCTGTTGCCGCGCTGA
- the pheA gene encoding prephenate dehydratase: MELPEDMQQCRQEIDRLDDDILNILNERSQYVIKIGHLKKQQDSSAHLHTPGREVAIVERLMRKNPGPFPSEALRHVYREIMSASLSLEGTQTVAYLGPPATFTHLAAMRKFGGSADYVSVNSIKDVFDEVERGRMRFGVVPIENSTEGVVNHTLDLFVDSPLLIYGEVMLEVSHHFLSKAEKLEEVRTVYSHPHALAQCRNWLETNLPSVNFAEEPSTARAAERCVSDPTAGAIASELAAQLYGLNILRSRIEDNINNFTRFLILSQKGAEPTGRDKTSIIVSAKDRVGALYDLIRPFSSHGISMTKIESRPTRRKVWEYLFYMDLEGHQDDDRLKKALEEVRSRCLMMKVLGSYSSHQ, from the coding sequence ATGGAGCTTCCAGAGGATATGCAACAATGCCGTCAAGAAATTGACCGGCTTGATGACGACATTCTCAACATATTAAATGAGCGATCTCAATACGTCATAAAAATTGGGCATTTGAAAAAACAACAGGATTCGTCTGCCCATCTTCATACGCCTGGTCGGGAAGTCGCGATCGTGGAACGGTTGATGCGCAAGAATCCTGGGCCGTTTCCTAGTGAAGCGCTGCGTCATGTGTACCGGGAAATTATGTCGGCGTCCCTTTCTCTCGAGGGAACACAAACGGTCGCATATCTAGGGCCACCTGCCACGTTTACGCATCTGGCTGCCATGCGGAAGTTCGGGGGATCGGCCGACTACGTGTCGGTCAATAGCATTAAGGATGTGTTTGATGAAGTGGAACGGGGACGTATGCGGTTTGGCGTGGTTCCCATAGAAAATTCAACGGAAGGGGTGGTCAACCATACGTTAGATCTGTTCGTGGACTCACCCTTGTTGATTTATGGTGAAGTGATGCTGGAAGTGTCCCATCACTTTCTTTCGAAGGCGGAAAAGTTAGAAGAAGTCAGGACGGTCTATTCTCATCCGCATGCCCTTGCCCAATGCCGAAACTGGCTGGAAACCAATTTGCCTTCTGTGAATTTCGCGGAAGAGCCCAGTACGGCTCGGGCAGCTGAGCGGTGCGTGAGTGATCCAACAGCAGGGGCCATTGCCTCCGAATTAGCTGCTCAGCTGTATGGATTGAATATTCTGCGATCACGAATTGAAGATAATATTAATAATTTCACCAGGTTCCTCATTTTATCCCAAAAGGGAGCTGAACCAACCGGTCGTGATAAAACCTCGATCATTGTCTCAGCAAAGGACCGGGTTGGAGCGTTGTATGACCTGATCCGCCCGTTTTCATCGCACGGCATTAGTATGACCAAAATTGAATCACGGCCTACCCGACGAAAAGTCTGGGAATATCTGTTTTATATGGATTTGGAGGGACATCAGGACGATGATCGCCTGAAGAAAGCCCTGGAGGAAGTCAGGTCTCGTTGTTTGATGATGAAGGTTCTGGGGTCGTATTCTTCTCATCAGTAG
- the hisC gene encoding histidinol-phosphate transaminase, whose amino-acid sequence MPLRVHPTIASLTPYSPGKPLDELERELGITQAIKLASNENPWGPSPNALQVLAGAAASLHRYPDGGAHYLRQALAERWKVSDDQVLVGNGSDEIISLLVRAFLSPGDEAVMADLTFVMYKLSVLGGHGVPVEVPLKNWVHDIAAMVDAVTDRTRLFFLCNPNNPTGTMLTAREIDGHLSRLPDHVVVVFDEAYYEYVRHPDFPDSLQYVRDGRPVVVLRTFSKIYGLAGLRVGYGCTTKEIAGYVNRVRPPFNVNSLAQEAARAALSDDDHVAKSRAMNEAEMTFLQERLITMGLEPVPSQANFLYFNVGIDGRRAFDALLREGVIVRHIRGPMLRVTIGQPTENRRFLESLNRVLSTLS is encoded by the coding sequence ATGCCATTGCGTGTCCATCCCACAATCGCCTCGTTAACCCCATATTCTCCAGGGAAACCCTTGGACGAATTGGAGCGGGAGCTTGGAATAACTCAGGCAATTAAATTGGCCTCTAATGAAAATCCTTGGGGTCCTTCCCCGAATGCGCTACAGGTTTTGGCAGGGGCAGCCGCGTCGCTTCACCGGTATCCGGATGGCGGGGCTCACTACCTTCGGCAAGCGTTAGCGGAGCGGTGGAAGGTTTCCGATGATCAGGTTCTGGTGGGTAATGGGTCAGATGAGATCATTAGTCTCTTAGTTCGCGCCTTTCTCTCTCCTGGTGATGAAGCGGTCATGGCCGATCTGACCTTTGTAATGTACAAGCTCTCTGTGTTGGGAGGGCATGGTGTACCGGTAGAAGTGCCCTTGAAAAATTGGGTCCATGATATAGCGGCCATGGTTGACGCGGTCACCGACCGCACGCGGCTCTTTTTCCTCTGCAATCCGAATAATCCCACGGGTACCATGCTGACGGCACGGGAAATCGATGGCCACCTCTCCCGACTTCCCGATCATGTGGTCGTCGTATTTGATGAAGCGTACTATGAATACGTGCGACATCCCGATTTCCCGGACAGCTTGCAGTATGTTCGTGACGGGCGGCCGGTTGTGGTACTACGGACATTTTCAAAAATTTATGGATTGGCAGGGTTGCGAGTGGGTTATGGGTGTACGACCAAAGAAATCGCCGGATATGTGAATCGTGTTCGTCCCCCTTTCAACGTGAATAGCTTGGCTCAAGAAGCCGCACGAGCAGCCCTGTCCGATGACGATCATGTGGCCAAAAGCCGGGCTATGAATGAAGCCGAAATGACGTTTCTGCAAGAGAGGCTGATCACCATGGGCTTAGAGCCCGTTCCCAGTCAAGCCAACTTTTTGTATTTCAATGTAGGGATTGATGGAAGACGTGCGTTTGACGCGTTGCTTCGGGAAGGCGTCATTGTTCGGCATATTCGTGGGCCAATGCTCCGAGTGACCATTGGGCAACCGACCGAAAATCGGCGCTTTCTTGAATCGTTAAACCGAGTGCTTTCTACCCTGTCCTAG
- the aroF gene encoding 3-deoxy-7-phosphoheptulonate synthase, whose amino-acid sequence MVIVLKPEATEQNVDHLIDRLRSLGMVTQITKGKERTIVAVLGDDRVLQGQPLSVFPGVESVTPILAPWKLVSREFQKHDSVIDVAGVKVGGSRIVIMAGPCAVEKLEITVGIAQEVARAGATILRGGAYKPRTSPYSFQGLGQEGLEFLAEARRQTGLPVVSEILDARDLGHFLEKADVIQVGARNMQNFELLKEVGAYDKPVLLKRGLSATIKELLLSAEYIMSRGNRNVMLCERGIRTFEPQYRNTLDLSAVPTLKEMTHLPVIVDPSHATGNWKLVAPMAKAAIAAGADGLLIEVHSNPECALCDGEESLKPSRFTELMNDLQKVAQAVGREL is encoded by the coding sequence ATGGTTATCGTCTTAAAACCCGAAGCCACAGAGCAGAATGTTGATCACTTAATTGATCGTCTTCGTTCGTTAGGGATGGTCACTCAAATCACGAAGGGGAAAGAACGGACCATCGTAGCGGTGCTTGGCGATGACCGGGTGCTGCAAGGGCAACCCTTGAGCGTGTTTCCCGGTGTGGAAAGTGTAACTCCGATTTTAGCCCCCTGGAAGTTAGTGAGCCGTGAATTTCAAAAACATGATTCCGTCATCGACGTGGCCGGCGTGAAAGTCGGGGGAAGTCGGATCGTGATTATGGCCGGTCCTTGCGCGGTGGAGAAACTAGAAATTACGGTGGGCATCGCCCAAGAAGTGGCTAGAGCCGGTGCCACCATTTTGCGTGGCGGCGCGTATAAGCCTCGTACATCGCCCTATTCCTTTCAGGGGTTGGGACAGGAAGGATTGGAGTTTTTGGCTGAGGCCAGGAGACAAACAGGCCTTCCGGTCGTGAGTGAAATTTTGGATGCTCGTGATCTCGGACATTTTTTGGAAAAAGCGGACGTGATCCAAGTTGGCGCCCGCAATATGCAAAATTTTGAACTGTTAAAAGAGGTTGGCGCTTATGACAAACCCGTTTTGTTGAAACGAGGGCTGTCGGCCACGATTAAAGAGCTACTCTTATCCGCAGAATATATTATGTCCCGGGGCAATCGGAATGTCATGCTGTGTGAAAGGGGAATTCGCACCTTTGAGCCTCAGTATCGCAATACGCTCGATTTAAGTGCGGTGCCCACCCTGAAAGAAATGACGCATTTGCCCGTTATTGTTGACCCAAGTCACGCAACCGGGAATTGGAAGCTTGTGGCTCCTATGGCCAAAGCCGCAATTGCGGCTGGAGCTGACGGCTTGTTGATTGAAGTCCATTCTAATCCGGAATGTGCCTTGTGCGACGGAGAGGAATCGCTGAAGCCCAGCCGGTTTACCGAACTCATGAATGATTTACAAAAGGTGGCGCAGGCTGTCGGCCGGGAACTTTGA
- a CDS encoding prephenate dehydrogenase, with product MIPTLLPSIMSTPHLEPLFRHVSIIGIGLLGGSLGLALKEQGLAKTVVGLGRRQENLELAVRMGAIDQFALEPHRAVSQSDLIVLATPVETYLSQIDLWGKDLAPSTIVSDVGSVKGQLVSQIEARLPPSTFFVGAHPIAGKEKSGVAHADSHLFQGARCILTPTPHTNAQALERVCHLWDTVGSVVALMDPMDHDWIFGAVSHLPHIAAFSLMHTLETLQGRTSQPEDLLNFSGGGLRDTTRIAASSPEMWRDICVANQGNLVEMVDRYIQQLQNFRELLSKRDAPGLYEAIARAKASRERMI from the coding sequence GTGATTCCGACACTTTTGCCTTCCATCATGTCGACTCCCCATTTAGAACCGCTGTTCCGGCACGTGTCCATTATCGGGATAGGCCTGCTTGGAGGTTCTCTCGGCCTTGCATTGAAGGAACAGGGTTTAGCCAAAACGGTCGTGGGGCTCGGTCGTCGACAAGAAAATCTCGAACTAGCCGTTCGAATGGGTGCCATTGATCAATTTGCCCTGGAGCCACATCGGGCAGTGAGCCAATCGGATTTAATTGTCCTGGCCACTCCTGTAGAGACCTACCTCTCCCAAATTGATCTGTGGGGAAAAGATCTGGCCCCGTCCACCATCGTGAGTGATGTGGGAAGCGTAAAAGGCCAATTGGTCTCACAAATTGAAGCCCGGTTGCCTCCCTCGACATTTTTTGTCGGCGCCCATCCGATTGCCGGGAAAGAAAAATCAGGGGTGGCGCACGCCGATTCGCATTTGTTTCAAGGCGCTCGATGTATTCTGACGCCGACTCCCCATACGAATGCCCAGGCCCTGGAAAGGGTTTGTCACCTTTGGGATACTGTCGGATCTGTGGTGGCGTTGATGGATCCCATGGACCACGATTGGATCTTCGGTGCAGTGAGCCATCTGCCTCATATCGCGGCTTTTTCTCTCATGCACACCTTGGAGACATTGCAAGGACGAACGTCTCAGCCGGAGGACTTGCTGAATTTTTCTGGCGGAGGGTTGCGTGATACCACGAGGATTGCGGCCAGTTCTCCTGAAATGTGGCGTGATATTTGTGTGGCCAATCAGGGGAATTTGGTAGAGATGGTTGATCGGTATATTCAACAGCTACAAAATTTTCGGGAGTTGTTGAGCAAACGGGATGCCCCTGGATTGTACGAGGCAATTGCACGGGCCAAAGCCTCACGAGAACGAATG